A single Euwallacea similis isolate ESF13 chromosome 1, ESF131.1, whole genome shotgun sequence DNA region contains:
- the LOC136413852 gene encoding ADP-ribosylation factor-like protein 6-interacting protein 6, with amino-acid sequence MTGSTISAKYTKNGLRFSPKRRDSNSDENVPHERNLALLGLVVSVLVIAVKVFYEHYETLHNLVYERKLISYEVVTETGQIMFTNTWETAVKHNNIWLPLVCGFLATYFTWMCVYLDSKEPGVNPPSPLSPQKYRSQSGHTFHLNYVFAVLVGFLVTIYMYLKNISV; translated from the exons ATGACCGGAAGCACTATAAGTGCGAAATATACGAAAAACGGCTTAAGATTTTCGCCAAAAAGACGTGATTCCAATTCCGATGAAAATGTGCCCCACGAGCGAAATTTGGCCCTTTTGGGCCTCGTGGTTTCGGTCCTGGTGATCGCTGTGAAGGTATTTTACGAACACT ATGAAACTCTACACAATTTGGTATATGAAAGAAAACTGATCTCATATGAAGTAGTAACTGAAACTGGCCAAATAATGTTCACAAACACTTGGGAAACAGCTGTAAAGCACAACAACATTTGGCTGCCTCTGGTGTGTGGATTTCTCGCCACATATTTCACATGGATGTGTGTGTATTTGGATTCTAAAGAACCAGGAGTGAATCCCCCAAGTCCTTTATCACCACAAAAATACAG gAGCCAGTCAGGACACACATTTCATTTGAACTATGTTTTTGCAGTTTTGGTGGGATTTCTGGTTACTATTTATATGTATCTTAAGAATATTTCAGTTTAG